In one window of Fusobacteria bacterium ZRK30 DNA:
- a CDS encoding class I SAM-dependent RNA methyltransferase has protein sequence MTYTLIATATMGVESILAQEIKDLGFKNVVTHNGRVEFDGGIEDIIKANIWLRTADRVYLKMGEFKAFTWDEYFEKVKKMDWISILPINAEFPISWVSSVKCKLFSKSDMQRMAKKAIVEKLKLQYKHDYFSEDGALYRIKIIGNKDNFVVMVDTSGTPLHKRGYRAHLNEAPMKETLAAALVKLSKWNGGERPLVDPMCGTGTILIEAAMIARNIAPGVNRRFASEDWHIIDEQLWLDARDEAFTHEDYEKEVRIYGSDLNGETIETAIKNAKLAGVENDILFEQKHLLEFESMAEYGSLITNPPYGERLSDLDQVEKLYRTLGDICRMRCKKWSYYIITSHDGFEKLFDKRADKNRKLYNGNLKCRYYQYYGQRPPRLNKD, from the coding sequence ATGACGTATACATTGATAGCTACGGCCACCATGGGAGTAGAAAGTATATTAGCACAAGAAATAAAAGATCTAGGGTTTAAAAATGTTGTTACCCACAACGGAAGAGTTGAATTTGATGGGGGGATAGAAGATATAATTAAAGCTAACATTTGGCTTAGAACAGCTGATAGAGTTTATTTAAAGATGGGAGAATTTAAAGCTTTTACTTGGGATGAATATTTTGAAAAAGTAAAAAAAATGGATTGGATTAGTATCTTACCAATTAATGCAGAATTCCCAATTTCATGGGTTAGTTCTGTTAAATGTAAACTTTTTTCAAAGTCTGATATGCAGAGGATGGCTAAAAAAGCTATTGTTGAAAAACTAAAACTTCAATATAAACATGATTATTTTAGTGAAGATGGAGCTCTTTATAGAATAAAAATTATTGGAAATAAAGATAATTTTGTAGTAATGGTAGATACTTCCGGTACACCCTTACACAAAAGAGGATATAGAGCTCACCTAAATGAAGCTCCTATGAAAGAAACTTTGGCAGCAGCACTTGTTAAATTATCTAAATGGAATGGCGGAGAACGTCCTCTTGTTGATCCTATGTGTGGTACAGGAACTATTTTGATAGAAGCTGCCATGATCGCTAGAAACATCGCTCCTGGAGTAAATAGACGGTTCGCTTCTGAAGACTGGCATATTATCGATGAACAACTTTGGTTAGATGCTAGAGATGAAGCTTTTACCCATGAAGATTATGAAAAAGAAGTTAGGATCTATGGATCAGATTTAAATGGCGAAACTATTGAAACTGCAATAAAGAATGCTAAATTAGCTGGTGTTGAAAATGATATATTATTTGAACAAAAGCATCTATTAGAGTTTGAATCTATGGCTGAATATGGATCACTTATTACTAATCCACCTTATGGAGAACGTTTATCTGATTTAGATCAAGTGGAGAAGTTATATAGAACATTAGGAGATATTTGTAGAATGAGATGTAAAAAATGGTCTTATTACATAATTACTTCTCATGATGGTTTTGAAAAATTATTTGATAAAAGAGCAGATAAAAATAGAAAATTATATAATGGTAATTTAAAATGTAGATATTATCAATATTATGGTCAGAGACCACCAAGATTAAATAAAGATTAA